ATCTGAAAGAGGGTGAAAACAAATTCCTAAAAGAGTATGAAATGAATGTAACCTTCAAAAAAATGACGGAAGACAGCCGTTGTCCTGAGGGTGTAAATTGTGTTTGGGAAGGTGTCGCAGTGGCCGAAGTGGAACTGATGGGACTTGCCACAAGACCCGTAACAGTGAGACTGAGCACAATGAACGACGCAAAAAAAGGCCATACAAAAACCCAGGATTTCAACGGGCATAGTGTGTCACTGGTAGAAGTAACCCCGAATACAACTTCCTCTAAAGGCTTTAAGTCCATTGCAGGCAATTACCGAATTGGTATTAAAATCACAAAAGGAATGTCCGGCAACACATCAGATCAGCGCACTACCAAGAAATAATCTCCTGTCCGCTTGCTGCAAGATAATCGTTGATTTGCGAAAACGGTTTACTGCCATAAAACCCGCGGTAAACTGATAACGGCGACGGGTGCACAGATTTAATCACCAAATGTTTAGCTCCGTCAATCAGCGGGGCTTTTTTGTGAGCGAATGCACCCCAAAGCACGAAAACCACGTTTTCTTTTCGGTCTGAAACTTCTTTTATAATAAAATCGGTGAACTGTTCCCATCCCAGATTTTTATGGGAATTCGGAGCGTGCGCCTTTACGGTAAGTGTTGCGTTTAATAATAAAACGCCCTGTTCCGCCCAGTCGTCGAGTTCTTTTTTAGTGCGATCTATTCCTAAATCATTTTTAAGTTCTGTAAATATATTTTTGAGTGAAGGCGGCGCGGCAACCTTTTCGGACACCGAAAAACACAATCCATTTGCCTGAAAATCATTATGATATGGATCCTGACCAAGAATTACAACTTTCACATTTTCGAACGGAGTAAGTTCAAGCGCGCGGAAAATCTGGTTCTGCGGTGGAAAACACTCCGACGACGCATATTCGTTTTTCACCTTGCGCCAAAGTGCTTCAAAATAGGCGGTGTTCTTTATTGGTGCGAGAATTTCAGTCCAACTCATGGATATTATATTTTAAATTCTGAATTTTAGATTGTCAGGTCAAGGTTCTGTTTTCCGGTCCCGGCTTTTGCCACTACAACTTCAAATATAAATAATTATCACATTCACACGTTCCCAAAAATCTCATTAAATTTGTTCCGTGCATATAACCAAAGACCAGTTAGAAGAACTAGAATTTCCTGAATTGCTTGCGGAGATTTCGCCGTTCGCCTATTCGCCAAAAACCGCGCAGAAAATCGCCGGACTGCGGCCGTTTCAAATTGATGAAGCCGAAATTTCATTGAAAAAAGTATCGGAATTCGTGTCCAGTTTCGAAAGCGACAACGCCATACCATTTGACGAATACGAAGATATTGAGGAAGAACTCAAAATGATGATTATCGAAAATTTCAGACTCGATAACGTTTCATTCATCAAAATTAAAAGCATCACCGAGCAGATCGGAAAACTCCAGCGCTTCCTGCCCGTGTCTGGCGACCTGTTTCTGCACCTGAATAACGACATCAAAGATTTAGAATATAAAAAAGAAATCATCGACAAGATCGACAAGGTTTTCAACCGTTTTGGTGACGTGAAAAGCGAAGCCTCGCCGATCCTTAAAACCCTGCGTACCGAAATTTCATACGCGCGCAAGACCATTCAGGAGAATTTCAACCGCAGCCTCACGGCTTTATCATCAACGGATTTCCTAGACGACATCCGCGAAAGCATCATGGACGATCAGCGTGTTCTGGCAGTAAAATCAGGCTACAAGAAAAGAGTGCCGGGCAGGGTTCTCGGCGTTTCAAAAACAGGTTCAATTACCTATATTCAGCCCGAATCTGTGGTGAAACATCATTTCAAACTGCGTGAAGATCTTGAAGAAGAGAAAAAAGAAGTCGATAAAATCCTGCGTAAACTTACAGCCGAAATCGCCGAATTCCAACCACAGCTATCTGACTATCAAGCTTATATATTTGATCTTGACTTAACGCGTGCTAAAGCTAAATTCGCGGAGAAAATCGGGGGAATTCTGCCAAAAATCAACCGTCACAAAACGCTTCGCTTGGTTAATGCCTATCATCCGCTTCTGCTGCTGAGAAACCGCGCTGAAAAAAAAGACATTTACCCGCAAAGTTTCACACTCACCGAACATAACCGGATATTGTGTATCTCGGGTCCAAACGCTGGTGGAAAGTCAATTACTTTGAAGACAGCGGGATTGCTTCAGCTGATGATCCAAAGTGGGATTTTAGTGCCGGTTCATCCTAAATCTGAAATGTTTTTCTTCAGCCGGATTATGACCGATATTGGCGATAACCAATCAATCGAAAATCATCTTTCCACGTATTCATCAAGGCTTAAAAAGATGGCCGGAATCATTCGCGAAGCCGATGAGAGCACACTTCTACTTATCGACGAGTTCGGTACCGGTTCAGATCCTGAGCTTGGCGGCGCGCTGGCGGAAAGTTTTCTTGAATTTTTCTACAATAAGAAAAGCTTCGCGATCATCACGACGCATTATACCAACATCAAACTCGTGGTGGAGCAACTTCCGAACGCCCAGAACGCGGCGATGCTTTTCGACGAACATTCGCTTGAGCCGCTGTATAAACTCGAGGTGGGCCAGGCGGGAAGTTCATTTACATTTGAAGTAGCCCAAAAGAATAAAATTCCGGCTTACATCATCGATTCTGCCAAGAAAAAAGTGGAACACGATATTGTGAACCTGGATAAAACCATTGTAAAACTGCAGCAGGAAAAATTTGAAGTCGAAAAACTCAAAACAAACCTTACGGAGCAGAAAGAGTCAACTCAAAACAAGAAAGATAACCTCGAAAAACTGAACGAACAGCTTCAGCAAAAACTTTTCAACTTTCAGAAACTCTACGAAGAAGAACACCGCAAATTGCAGTTCGGCAACAAGATCGAAGGTTTTATCGATTCATACATTAAAGGTAAATCCAGAAAAGACGTGGTGACGGAATTCGTGAAAATCCTTGAGCAGGAAAAATTCCGCAAACTCGGATCGGATAAAGACGAGACCAAAAAGATGCAGGTTGTAAAACGCAAGATCACGCAGCAGCTCAAGAAGGAAACCATTCAGGAAAAAATTGCTGAAACGCACGAAAAACTCGAAGATAAAAGAGTGAAAGATCGCGCGGTGTGGCTTAAAATCGGGCAGCGGGTACGGATTTCGGGTAGCACGAGCGTCGGCACCATCGAAAAAATCGACAAAAACCAAAAGGTAACCGTGAATTACGGCATGTTCAAAACCCAGATTTCCGCTGATGAACTTGAAAGGATTTAATAAAATTCAGGTACAAATACTTTATTTCAGATATTTAGCCAAAGGATGATTCTGTCGCTTGAGTTCTGCAGCAAAAATTTTGGAGATTTCGTTGGCGCCAAGCACTGAAAGGTGCGTGTTGTCATCAATACCATCCGGGAAAAATTCGTTTTCACCTTTTGCAAAATGAAGATGCAGCTTTTTGGATTCTTCAACGCCATAAGCCATCTCGAGGTTTTCGGTAAGGTACTGCATATCGAAAAACGGTACTTTCATTTCTGAAGCTACCAATCTGGCGACCAGCGTGTAATTGCCGTGCGCATCAAGCAAAACCCCCTCTTTGTTGAATTTCCGTCTTGCAATCGAGGAAAAAAGAATCGGAACTGCGCCTTTAGAACGCGCTTCCTCGATATACTGGATCAGGTTATAGCGATAGGAAGTCTGCGGATTGGTGTAGCGTTCGGGATCAGTGTCTTTACCGTCGTTATGCCCGAATTGGATGAACACATAATCGCCTGGTTTTAGGGCTTCAAGAACGGGTTTCCAGTGGCCGCGGTCGCGGAAGCTTTTGGTGCTGCGTCCGTTTACAGCGTAGTTTTTTATCTCTACATTTTCATTGAAATATTGGTCTAAAACCTGCACCCACCCTCGTTCAGGATTCTTTTCGGGATTGGGTTTGTTAGCCATTGTAGAATCGCCAATTGTGTGGATTGTTACTTTTTTATAATTGTTGTTCGCTTTGCATGCGACCAATAAAACTGCCGCCAACAGCAATAATTTATAGATTTTCATACCAGTTTGTGTTGATATCGGTTTTTAAAACGTTCTGTTTGGTGTACTTTTTCGCCTGTCTTTTTGAAAGCTGATTCGACCATTTAACACGGAAATCAGGTCTGAAGCCTTCACCGAAATTTTGGAACTCGGCAAATAAAACATGCTTTTCTGCACTGGAATTATTCCAGTTGTGCCAGCCTTCAGGAGCAATAGCAGAACTTAAATTAGTATTTAAAAATACTGCTTTTGCATAAGTTCGCCACGGTCTTCCGAGGTAAACTTTCGTCACATTTTCCGCAGCCGTAAGTCTGCACTTATTAAAAACAAAACCGAACTCGCTGCCTTCTGGTGTTGAAGGTGCCGTGATATATGAATCTTTCTTGCTGTGGAGTTCGCAGTTTTCAAAATAGGCTGTTGCACCGCCGAAAATATAATCGGTTGTACCTTCAATGTAGGAATCTTTAATGTAAATTTTGCCCTCATTGCCAACATAAAGCGTATCCTGATTTCCGCGGAGTTTACAGTTAAAGACGGCAACCCGGTCTGAAGTTATACTTAATGCAACTGCCTGACCTGTTTCACGCGCCGTATTTTTTACAGTAAGATTTTCAAGTATAATGTCATTTGCCTCAATGCTTAAGGTTGGCGTGTAGAACGTACTGTTTCGGCCTTTGTCAATGTCAGCGAAAGAATCGTTAAATGTAATGATGGTTTTTTCGCGGTCTTCGCCGATGATCTTTATATTGGTATTCCATTGGTGAATTTTAACCTTTTCCTCATACTTTCCGTTTTTTATGAAAAGTGTAATCCGCTGATCGGGAAAAGATTTAAGCTGATCAACAGCGTCCTGAATACTCTCGAAATCCGCAGAACCGTCTTTGGAAACCGTGTACTGCGCTTTATCGGGAATAATTTTTACATGTTTTTTCTTCCAGGCCTCATATTTCTTCAGCACTTTTGCTGGCTCGTACGTGTACCACGCATATCCGTTCCTCCGTTCAGCCTCAATTTCGTCGTACGATTTTTTCTTCTCACCATCACGTCCGGAAACAAAAATCTGATTGTTTTCAAGATCATAAAATCTTCCCCACATCGGCGGCGCAGCCGCATCTGCAATCAATTTTTTATCACCAGAAATTTCAATTTCTTTATATCCTTTAAGCTGATTTTGCTCAAACCATTTCACTGCCTTTTCTACAGAAGAAATTACGTCTTTCGAAGGTTTTTCCAGCGACATCAGCAGCAGAACGAGGGTCGCAGATTCTTTGGCTGTTAGCGAGGGCAGCTCATAAGCGCGGGCTTTGGTTGGTAACAGATTATATTCGTCATGTTGGGCGCCCCAAACCGTGAGTTTCCCATTTTGTCTGTACTGGGTTTTGAGAATAATATCGATTCCTTTTTGGAACGAAGTGTTAATCTCCGCCAGGGTTTGCGCAGGAATTTCTACAGGAAACGCTGGACCTTCATCAATAATTCTCTTAAAAAAGATAAGTACCCGTGCTATCGCATCATCGTTAAAAGTAATGTGCGAACTGTAATTATTCTGAACCGGATAAAACTGCGGCCAGCCACCGTTTTCGTACTGTGCTTCGAGTAAAAAGCCAAGACCTCGCAAAAAAGCATCGCGGTACTCGTCTTTCTTGTGGAAGCGGTAAACATTGGCCAAAAATGTAAGTTCCTGTACAGTCGCCTTATTATCGATCGTGGTGACTTTCAGATCTCCTTTTGCAGCTTCAATTTTCTTTTTCTCATCAGCTGAAAGCTGTTTTTGTACCGCTACGTTTTTTCCCCATCCGCCATTACTTTTTTGGTAAAGCAGGATGTTTTCTGCGATTCTCTCTGCATCTGCAGACTTCAGCAGGTTCTCATCTTTAGTGAAAGCGATTTTACTCCAATCCTTTTCAGGCGTTTGGGCCGCTAAATTTTGCAGGCTGAAGAACAGTACGATGAAAAGTAAAAAACAGTTTTTCATTTGCAATTATCTGTTAAGTTGAAGGGCTGCGAGGATGAAGGGTCCGGTTCCTTTCGGGTCGTTGTCTTTCTTTCTTTCATTCACGTAATATTCAAAAGAACCATCGCGGTATGGTTTTCCACCCAAGCCGGCGACAGCGCAAACCTGGGTGAGTGTAACGTAACCTTCGGGCGAAACGGTGATAAGA
This window of the Flavobacteriaceae bacterium 3519-10 genome carries:
- a CDS encoding Uracil-DNA glycosylase, whose translation is MSWTEILAPIKNTAYFEALWRKVKNEYASSECFPPQNQIFRALELTPFENVKVVILGQDPYHNDFQANGLCFSVSEKVAAPPSLKNIFTELKNDLGIDRTKKELDDWAEQGVLLLNATLTVKAHAPNSHKNLGWEQFTDFIIKEVSDRKENVVFVLWGAFAHKKAPLIDGAKHLVIKSVHPSPLSVYRGFYGSKPFSQINDYLAASGQEIISW
- a CDS encoding Recombination inhibitory protein MutS2 — encoded protein: MHITKDQLEELEFPELLAEISPFAYSPKTAQKIAGLRPFQIDEAEISLKKVSEFVSSFESDNAIPFDEYEDIEEELKMMIIENFRLDNVSFIKIKSITEQIGKLQRFLPVSGDLFLHLNNDIKDLEYKKEIIDKIDKVFNRFGDVKSEASPILKTLRTEISYARKTIQENFNRSLTALSSTDFLDDIRESIMDDQRVLAVKSGYKKRVPGRVLGVSKTGSITYIQPESVVKHHFKLREDLEEEKKEVDKILRKLTAEIAEFQPQLSDYQAYIFDLDLTRAKAKFAEKIGGILPKINRHKTLRLVNAYHPLLLLRNRAEKKDIYPQSFTLTEHNRILCISGPNAGGKSITLKTAGLLQLMIQSGILVPVHPKSEMFFFSRIMTDIGDNQSIENHLSTYSSRLKKMAGIIREADESTLLLIDEFGTGSDPELGGALAESFLEFFYNKKSFAIITTHYTNIKLVVEQLPNAQNAAMLFDEHSLEPLYKLEVGQAGSSFTFEVAQKNKIPAYIIDSAKKKVEHDIVNLDKTIVKLQQEKFEVEKLKTNLTEQKESTQNKKDNLEKLNEQLQQKLFNFQKLYEEEHRKLQFGNKIEGFIDSYIKGKSRKDVVTEFVKILEQEKFRKLGSDKDETKKMQVVKRKITQQLKKETIQEKIAETHEKLEDKRVKDRAVWLKIGQRVRISGSTSVGTIEKIDKNQKVTVNYGMFKTQISADELERI
- a CDS encoding rhamnogalacturonan acetylesterase, giving the protein MKIYKLLLLAAVLLVACKANNNYKKVTIHTIGDSTMANKPNPEKNPERGWVQVLDQYFNENVEIKNYAVNGRSTKSFRDRGHWKPVLEALKPGDYVFIQFGHNDGKDTDPERYTNPQTSYRYNLIQYIEEARSKGAVPILFSSIARRKFNKEGVLLDAHGNYTLVARLVASEMKVPFFDMQYLTENLEMAYGVEESKKLHLHFAKGENEFFPDGIDDNTHLSVLGANEISKIFAAELKRQNHPLAKYLK
- a CDS encoding pectate lyase encodes the protein MQMKNCFLLFIVLFFSLQNLAAQTPEKDWSKIAFTKDENLLKSADAERIAENILLYQKSNGGWGKNVAVQKQLSADEKKKIEAAKGDLKVTTIDNKATVQELTFLANVYRFHKKDEYRDAFLRGLGFLLEAQYENGGWPQFYPVQNNYSSHITFNDDAIARVLIFFKRIIDEGPAFPVEIPAQTLAEINTSFQKGIDIILKTQYRQNGKLTVWGAQHDEYNLLPTKARAYELPSLTAKESATLVLLLMSLEKPSKDVISSVEKAVKWFEQNQLKGYKEIEISGDKKLIADAAAPPMWGRFYDLENNQIFVSGRDGEKKKSYDEIEAERRNGYAWYTYEPAKVLKKYEAWKKKHVKIIPDKAQYTVSKDGSADFESIQDAVDQLKSFPDQRITLFIKNGKYEEKVKIHQWNTNIKIIGEDREKTIITFNDSFADIDKGRNSTFYTPTLSIEANDIILENLTVKNTARETGQAVALSITSDRVAVFNCKLRGNQDTLYVGNEGKIYIKDSYIEGTTDYIFGGATAYFENCELHSKKDSYITAPSTPEGSEFGFVFNKCRLTAAENVTKVYLGRPWRTYAKAVFLNTNLSSAIAPEGWHNWNNSSAEKHVLFAEFQNFGEGFRPDFRVKWSNQLSKRQAKKYTKQNVLKTDINTNWYENL